Proteins from one Mycobacterium adipatum genomic window:
- a CDS encoding winged helix-turn-helix transcriptional regulator: MTVLQGRLVDRDAWSAVGECPIEKTMTAVGQKSAMLLMREAYYGTTRFDDFSRRAGITKAATSARLSELVGAGLLEKRPYRESGQRERQEYVLTPAGVDFMPVVWAMFEWGRTHLPGSARLRLTHLRCDADAHVEIVCEKGHSVNFDELGMRLVRGGAESGRGQPKSHTEDDSGLSSSRS; this comes from the coding sequence ATGACAGTGCTGCAGGGCCGGCTGGTCGACCGTGATGCGTGGTCGGCGGTCGGGGAGTGTCCGATCGAGAAGACGATGACCGCGGTGGGCCAGAAGTCGGCCATGCTGCTCATGCGGGAGGCCTACTACGGCACCACCCGGTTCGACGATTTCTCCCGGCGGGCCGGGATCACCAAGGCCGCCACCTCCGCGCGGTTATCCGAACTGGTCGGTGCCGGTTTGCTGGAAAAGCGTCCCTACCGCGAATCGGGACAGCGCGAGCGCCAGGAATACGTGCTCACTCCGGCGGGTGTGGACTTCATGCCGGTGGTGTGGGCAATGTTCGAATGGGGTCGCACGCATCTGCCCGGCAGTGCGCGGCTGCGGCTCACGCACCTGCGCTGCGATGCCGATGCCCACGTCGAGATCGTTTGCGAAAAAGGGCATTCCGTGAATTTTGACGAGTTGGGCATGCGGCTGGTCCGCGGCGGCGCCGAGTCCGGGCGGGGCCAGCCGAAGTCACACACCGAGGATGATTCCGGGTTATCGTCATCCCGTTCGTGA
- a CDS encoding DUF2126 domain-containing protein produces MGIKVALEHRTTYTFDRLVDVHPHVVRLRPAPHSRTPIEAYSLQVEPADHFVNWQQDAFGNFVARLVFPNRARSLSITVGLIADMKVINPFDFFIEEWAETFPFAYPKDLLADLEPFLRPVDEDGPGSGPGELTKSWVQNFTVVPGTRTIDFLVKLNTAVRADVGYSVRMEPGVQTPDHTLRTGIGSCRDSAWLLVSILRQLGLAARFVSGYLVQLTSDVEALDGPSGPAADFTDLHAWTEVFIPGAGWIGLDPTSALFAGEGHIPLSATPHPASAAPITGAVGPCESTLDFSNIVTRIHEDPRVTLPYTPEAWAAINALGAQIDERMVAGDVRLTVGGEPTFVSIDNQTDPEWLTAADGPHKRERASVLAERLRRVWAPGGLVQRSQGKWYPGEPLPRWQIGLFWRTDGEPLWNDPALLADPWAQTKPTQTSSDAGAKLLGLIADGLGLPAAQVRPAYEDPLERLAAAVRRPAGDPVDAQDDLAEDDAARRARLLARLDESTDEPAAFVLPVHRRDDDSGWASADWQLRRGRIVLLAGDSPAGLRLPLNSISWRAPRRDFDADPTARRATLRTAEIAEPPAPVEEADEAPTTALVAQVRDGILHVFLPPTTDLEHFIDLISRVEQAAAAIAVPVVVEGYGPPRDGRITSMSVTPDPGVIEVNVAPTGSFAEQRAQLETLYEEARQARLSTEAFDVDGTHGGTGGGNHITLGGVTPADSPMLRRPDLLVSMLTYWQRHPALSYLFSGRFIGTTSQAPRVDEGRSESLYELEIAFAEIARLAEAGEGAAWVTDRALRHLLTDITGNTHRAEFCIDKLYSPDSPTGRLGLLELRGFEMPPHYQMAMVQSLLVRSLISWFWEEPLKAPLIRHGENLHGRYLLPHFLIQDIADVAADLRAHGVNFETSWLDPFTEFRFPRIGTAVFDGVEIELRGAIEPWNVLGEESSGAGTARYVDSSVERIQVRLVGADRHRYIVTANGHPIPLLATDKNDVQVGGVRYRAWQPPSALHPTITVDGPLRFELVDTMTATSRGGCTYHVAHPGGRAYDTPPVNAVEAESRRGRRFEATGFTPGRVDMSDLREKQARQSTDTGAPGILDLRRVRTVLR; encoded by the coding sequence ATGGGAATCAAAGTGGCGCTGGAGCACCGCACCACCTACACCTTCGACAGGTTGGTGGATGTGCATCCGCACGTGGTGCGGTTGCGCCCGGCCCCGCACTCGCGCACCCCCATCGAGGCGTACTCGTTGCAGGTCGAGCCGGCCGATCATTTCGTCAACTGGCAGCAGGACGCCTTCGGCAACTTCGTGGCGCGGCTGGTCTTCCCCAACCGCGCCCGCAGCCTGAGCATCACCGTCGGGCTGATCGCCGATATGAAGGTGATCAACCCGTTCGACTTCTTCATCGAGGAATGGGCCGAGACGTTCCCCTTCGCGTACCCGAAGGATCTGCTCGCCGATCTGGAACCCTTCCTGCGGCCGGTCGACGAGGACGGTCCGGGATCGGGGCCCGGTGAGCTCACCAAGTCCTGGGTGCAGAACTTCACGGTCGTGCCGGGCACCCGCACCATCGACTTCCTGGTCAAGCTGAACACCGCGGTCCGGGCGGACGTCGGCTACAGCGTCCGGATGGAACCCGGGGTGCAGACCCCGGATCACACGCTGCGCACCGGGATCGGGTCGTGCCGAGACTCGGCCTGGTTGCTGGTGTCCATCCTGCGCCAGCTGGGCCTGGCGGCCCGCTTCGTCTCCGGCTACCTGGTGCAGTTGACTTCCGACGTCGAGGCCCTCGACGGTCCGTCGGGGCCGGCCGCCGATTTCACCGATCTGCACGCGTGGACCGAAGTCTTCATTCCCGGCGCCGGCTGGATCGGCCTGGATCCGACGTCGGCGCTGTTCGCCGGGGAGGGTCACATCCCGCTGTCGGCCACCCCGCACCCGGCTTCCGCGGCGCCCATCACCGGAGCGGTCGGGCCCTGCGAATCGACGCTGGATTTCAGCAATATCGTCACCCGCATCCACGAGGACCCCCGGGTCACGCTGCCCTACACCCCCGAGGCGTGGGCGGCCATCAACGCACTCGGCGCGCAGATCGACGAGCGGATGGTCGCCGGCGACGTGCGGCTGACCGTCGGCGGGGAGCCCACCTTCGTCTCGATCGACAACCAGACCGACCCGGAATGGCTCACCGCCGCCGACGGCCCGCACAAGCGGGAACGGGCCTCGGTGCTGGCCGAGCGGCTGCGCAGGGTGTGGGCGCCGGGCGGTCTGGTCCAGCGCAGCCAGGGTAAGTGGTATCCGGGAGAACCGTTGCCGCGCTGGCAGATCGGCCTGTTCTGGCGCACCGATGGTGAGCCGCTGTGGAACGACCCGGCGCTGCTGGCGGACCCGTGGGCGCAGACCAAGCCCACCCAGACCTCCTCCGATGCCGGTGCCAAACTGCTGGGATTGATCGCCGACGGGTTGGGGCTGCCCGCCGCCCAGGTCCGGCCCGCCTACGAGGATCCGCTGGAGCGCCTCGCCGCTGCGGTGCGCCGGCCCGCCGGCGACCCGGTCGATGCCCAGGACGACCTGGCCGAGGATGACGCCGCGCGGCGCGCGCGGCTGCTCGCCCGGCTCGACGAATCGACCGATGAGCCCGCGGCATTCGTCCTCCCGGTGCACCGCCGAGATGACGACTCCGGCTGGGCCAGCGCGGATTGGCAGCTGCGCCGCGGGCGAATCGTGTTGCTGGCCGGGGATTCCCCGGCGGGGCTGCGCCTTCCGCTGAACTCCATCAGCTGGCGTGCGCCCAGGAGGGACTTCGATGCGGACCCGACCGCGCGCCGTGCCACCTTGCGCACCGCCGAGATCGCCGAACCGCCGGCGCCGGTCGAGGAGGCCGACGAGGCACCGACCACCGCACTGGTCGCGCAGGTGCGCGACGGCATCCTGCACGTGTTCCTGCCGCCCACCACCGACCTGGAACACTTCATCGACCTGATCTCCCGCGTCGAGCAGGCCGCGGCGGCCATCGCCGTGCCGGTCGTCGTCGAGGGCTACGGGCCTCCGCGGGACGGGCGGATCACCTCGATGAGCGTCACCCCGGACCCCGGCGTCATCGAGGTCAACGTGGCGCCGACCGGCAGCTTCGCCGAGCAGCGGGCGCAACTGGAGACGCTCTACGAAGAAGCCCGCCAGGCCCGGCTGTCCACCGAGGCGTTCGACGTGGACGGCACCCACGGCGGCACCGGCGGTGGGAACCACATCACCCTCGGCGGGGTCACCCCGGCCGACTCGCCCATGCTGCGCCGTCCGGATCTGCTGGTGTCGATGCTGACCTACTGGCAGCGCCACCCCGCGTTGTCCTATCTGTTCTCCGGCCGCTTCATCGGCACCACCTCGCAGGCCCCGCGGGTGGACGAGGGACGCTCGGAATCGTTGTACGAACTGGAGATCGCGTTCGCCGAGATCGCCCGGCTGGCCGAGGCGGGTGAGGGCGCAGCCTGGGTCACCGATCGCGCCCTGCGCCACCTGCTCACCGACATCACCGGCAACACCCACCGCGCCGAGTTCTGCATCGACAAGCTTTACAGTCCGGACAGTCCGACCGGCAGGCTCGGCCTGCTGGAGCTTCGCGGGTTCGAGATGCCGCCGCACTACCAGATGGCGATGGTGCAGTCGTTGCTGGTGCGTTCGCTGATCTCGTGGTTCTGGGAAGAGCCGCTCAAGGCCCCGCTGATCCGGCACGGCGAGAACCTGCACGGCCGTTATCTGTTGCCGCACTTCCTGATCCAGGACATCGCCGATGTCGCGGCGGATCTGCGGGCGCACGGGGTGAACTTCGAGACCAGCTGGCTGGACCCGTTCACCGAGTTCCGCTTCCCGCGGATCGGCACCGCGGTGTTCGACGGTGTCGAGATCGAGCTGCGCGGCGCCATCGAACCTTGGAACGTGCTCGGCGAGGAGTCCTCCGGGGCCGGCACCGCCCGGTATGTCGACTCGTCGGTGGAACGCATCCAGGTGCGGCTGGTGGGGGCCGACCGGCACCGCTACATCGTCACCGCGAACGGGCACCCGATACCGCTGCTGGCCACCGACAAGAACGACGTCCAGGTCGGCGGCGTACGGTACCGGGCCTGGCAGCCGCCCAGTGCGCTGCACCCGACCATCACCGTCGACGGCCCGCTGCGCTTCGAACTCGTCGACACCATGACCGCGACATCGCGCGGCGGATGCACCTACCATGTCGCCCATCCGGGCGGGCGGGCCTATGACACGCCACCGGTCAACGCGGTGGAGGCCGAATCCCGGCGTGGACGCCGGTTCGAGGCGACCGGATTCACCCCCGGCCGGGTGGACATGTCGGATCTGCGGGAGAAGCAGGCGCGCCAGTCGACCGACACCGGCGCGCCCGGCATTCTGGACCTGCGCCGGGTGCGTACCGTGCTGCGTTGA
- a CDS encoding circularly permuted type 2 ATP-grasp protein gives MVLRTHGSAEPDPGLPGAPTRAVDVLAGYRARRAQQALFDVRGTRGTGYDEFIDPAGAVRPAWQELADGVGERGFDGLDRLRATVRNLVDDDGITFVHVDHDALTDDAVAEPWRLDGLPLLISTADWDILEAGLVQRSRLLDAVLTDLYSERKSITSGVLPAQLLFAHPAYVRAAHGIEVPGRHQLFLHGCDVSRAADGDFRVNADWTQAPSGAGYALAGRRVTAHAAPDLYERIAPRPASPWAQALRLALIDAAPEAAEEPMVVVLSPGTQSETAFDQAYLANVLGFPLVESADLVVRDGTLWMRSLGTLKRVDVVLRRVDAAYVDPLDLRADSRLGVVGLVEVLRRGAVTVVNTLGSGILESPGLLHFLPKLSEMLVGETPMLSSPQTYWGGVDVERSHLLANLATLLIKSTTGAKTIVGPTLTAAARTELAARITAEPWRWLGQELPQFSSAPTDYYPGGVSAAEVGMRLFTVAQRSGYAPMIGGLGFLPAPGNAAYTLDTVAAKDVWVRTPDRAKAVPTPSVDLPVMTPSPTRAVSSPRVLSDLFWLGRYAERAEQMARLLTVTRERYHEYRYRQDMEESQCVPVLLGAIGSITGTDTGAGDDDHEAIAVAPSTLWSLTADRRRPGSLAQSVERLGLAARGVRDQMSNDTWMVLAAVERAVVHRGDGKWNSAVAPPESQTVGDAYLLTAQSQTLAGMLALSGMAAESMVQDIGWTMMDIGKRIERGLGLTALLRATLTTVRRPGAEQAVAESMLVACESSVIYRRRTLGKVSVTAIADLVLFDEENPRSLVFQLERLRANLKRLPSSSGTSRPERWADEIAATLRRVDLADLETVGSDGRRTELLDLLNRLHADLRELSNLITTAHLSLPTGIQPLWGPDERRMLP, from the coding sequence ATGGTTCTACGCACGCACGGCTCAGCGGAGCCTGATCCCGGGCTGCCCGGCGCGCCGACGCGCGCCGTCGATGTGCTCGCCGGGTACCGCGCCCGGCGCGCCCAACAGGCGCTGTTCGATGTCCGCGGCACCCGGGGCACCGGCTACGACGAGTTCATCGACCCGGCCGGCGCCGTCCGCCCGGCCTGGCAGGAACTGGCCGACGGCGTCGGCGAGCGCGGCTTCGACGGCCTGGACCGGTTGCGGGCCACGGTGCGCAATCTCGTCGACGACGACGGCATCACCTTCGTGCACGTGGATCACGATGCGCTCACCGATGACGCGGTGGCCGAGCCGTGGCGCCTCGATGGATTGCCGCTGCTGATCTCCACCGCCGACTGGGACATCCTGGAAGCCGGCCTGGTGCAGCGCTCGCGCCTGCTCGACGCGGTGCTGACCGATCTCTACAGCGAGCGCAAGTCGATCACCAGTGGGGTGTTGCCCGCCCAGTTGTTGTTCGCCCATCCGGCCTATGTGCGTGCCGCGCACGGCATCGAGGTGCCCGGCCGCCATCAGCTGTTCCTGCACGGCTGCGATGTCAGCCGCGCCGCCGACGGCGACTTCCGGGTGAACGCCGACTGGACGCAGGCGCCGTCGGGTGCCGGCTACGCGCTGGCCGGCCGACGTGTCACCGCGCACGCCGCGCCCGACCTGTACGAACGGATCGCCCCGCGTCCGGCGTCCCCGTGGGCGCAGGCGCTGCGGCTGGCGCTCATCGATGCCGCCCCCGAGGCCGCCGAGGAACCGATGGTGGTGGTGCTCAGCCCCGGCACCCAGTCCGAGACGGCGTTCGACCAGGCTTACCTGGCCAACGTGCTGGGCTTTCCGCTGGTGGAGAGCGCCGATCTGGTGGTCCGTGACGGCACGTTGTGGATGCGTTCGCTGGGCACCCTGAAGCGCGTCGACGTGGTGTTGCGGCGAGTCGACGCCGCCTATGTCGACCCGCTGGACCTGCGGGCCGATTCGCGCCTGGGCGTCGTCGGGCTCGTCGAGGTGCTGCGCCGCGGTGCGGTCACCGTGGTCAACACCCTGGGCAGCGGGATCCTGGAAAGCCCAGGGCTGCTGCACTTCCTGCCGAAACTGTCGGAGATGCTGGTCGGGGAGACCCCGATGCTGTCGTCCCCGCAGACCTACTGGGGCGGTGTGGACGTGGAGCGTTCGCACCTGCTGGCGAACCTGGCGACCCTGCTGATCAAGTCGACCACCGGCGCCAAGACCATCGTCGGTCCGACGCTGACGGCGGCCGCGCGCACCGAACTGGCCGCCCGCATCACCGCCGAACCGTGGCGTTGGCTCGGGCAGGAGCTACCGCAATTCTCCTCGGCGCCCACCGATTACTACCCCGGCGGAGTCTCGGCAGCCGAGGTCGGGATGCGGCTGTTCACGGTTGCCCAGCGCAGCGGCTACGCGCCGATGATCGGCGGTCTGGGGTTCCTGCCCGCGCCGGGAAACGCCGCCTACACCCTGGATACCGTTGCCGCCAAGGATGTCTGGGTGCGCACCCCGGACCGGGCCAAGGCCGTGCCCACCCCGTCGGTGGATCTGCCGGTCATGACGCCCAGCCCCACCCGGGCCGTGAGTTCGCCACGGGTGCTGTCGGATCTGTTCTGGCTGGGCCGATACGCCGAACGCGCCGAACAAATGGCCCGGCTGCTCACCGTCACCCGGGAGCGCTACCACGAATACCGGTACCGCCAGGACATGGAGGAGAGCCAGTGTGTGCCGGTGCTGCTCGGTGCCATCGGCTCGATCACCGGAACCGACACCGGCGCAGGCGATGACGACCACGAGGCGATCGCCGTCGCGCCCAGCACGCTCTGGTCGCTGACCGCCGACCGGCGCCGACCCGGCTCGTTGGCGCAATCGGTGGAACGGCTCGGGCTGGCGGCCAGGGGAGTGCGTGACCAGATGTCCAACGACACCTGGATGGTGCTGGCCGCCGTCGAGCGCGCCGTCGTACACCGCGGCGACGGGAAATGGAACAGCGCCGTCGCCCCGCCCGAGTCGCAGACGGTCGGGGATGCCTACTTGCTGACCGCGCAGTCCCAGACGCTGGCCGGGATGCTGGCGCTGTCGGGTATGGCTGCCGAGTCGATGGTGCAGGACATCGGCTGGACGATGATGGACATCGGCAAGCGGATCGAGCGCGGCCTCGGACTGACCGCTCTGCTGCGGGCGACGCTGACCACCGTGCGCCGGCCGGGCGCCGAACAGGCGGTCGCCGAATCCATGCTGGTGGCCTGCGAATCATCGGTGATCTACCGGCGCCGCACACTGGGCAAGGTGAGCGTGACGGCGATCGCGGATCTGGTGCTCTTCGACGAGGAGAACCCCAGATCGCTGGTCTTCCAGCTGGAGCGGCTGCGCGCGAACCTCAAACGGCTGCCGTCCTCGTCGGGCACCTCACGCCCGGAGCGGTGGGCCGACGAGATCGCCGCCACCCTGCGCCGGGTCGACCTGGCCGACCTGGAGACCGTCGGCTCCGACGGCCGCCGGACCGAGCTGCTGGACCTGCTCAACCGTCTGCACGCCGACCTGCGTGAGCTGTCCAACCTGATCACCACCGCGCACCTGTCGCTGCCGACCGGGATCCAGCCGCTGTGGGGTCCCGATGAGCGCAGGATGCTGCCGTGA